The genomic DNA ATGTATTCCCATAGGAACGACACTCACCCCTTGGTATATTCTGCCGAAATCTCATCAACATATTACGCAAACTTTCCTTCGATGAGACTGCACATCTTTCACGGGAGGTATCTAAATGGTGTGGAGTAGGGACTAGCGGGTCATCGAAACCGGTAACTGCGTGGTCTCTTGATCGTAAGTTTGATACAGTTTGGGAGAGACTGTAGCTAACTGGACCGACAGGTAAATCTGGCATGGAGGACAACCTGGACAAAAGAATTCAAGCTATGCAAGAGTACGCAATTTTCGTTTCATTTATAGCTCATGATTAACTGCTTTACCAGCTATCAGGCTGCCAAGTCGTCAGCCGATTACTCGGGAGCTTTAGCGTCGTTACGAGAGTTTTACGATTACCAATTCCCTTCCGTCAACAAAGGACAACACCAACATGCTTTACTGAATATTGCCGTTTTCCATTACTCAACAGGAGGTCTAGAGTCCGCACGATCGGTGAGCTAAATAGCCTACATGGTGTTGTATCGTAGGGCTTACCTATGATATCAAGGCCATTAATGAGGCCATCCGCGTGGCAAGGACAGCTGGCGACAAAGCATGTCTTCAGCACTGTACCAGGTGAGCTAGGTTGCAATTAGCATTCCAGAATCATCCTCACGATGGCCAGCCTTTCCCAGCGTCTTGAGACTGAAGTCAACTCTCTGGCTTTTACGGCTACTGAAACGCTGAAAATTCATCAAACTCCCATACCTTCCTCTCGCCTGCCCGATGTTTCCACGCCGATGGATGAATTATGGGCAGTGAAAACTGCTCTCGACCTTGTAAATGATTCTTATAAGCCCTTGTGATAGCTTCAATGGGCTGATGCCTTACGATAGGGTGAACCTGTTCACATTGCATTCCGGCGCATCCATGCTGCATTGGGTAAGGAGTATCAGACCGAAGccttggatgatgaggacgagcGCCTGTCTCCTAAGCAGTGGGCTACTGGACAAGGTCTTGAGGAGGCTGCTTGGCATGCCACTCAAGCTGGGCTATGGAACCTCCTCGGTGAGCATGCCAGCATGACTTTGGGGGAATTATAGAAAGTGTTGACAACAACTAAGGGTCAAATGCTTTGGCGAATTTTCATGAAGAATTGGCTCTCAGTGAAGTAGAACCTTGGAGCGACGGAGGCTTGACAGTGATCCTTGTTCAGGCACAGAGGGTGAGGTTTGATTTCAAACCGGGTATCATTGTTGACAAATGCGGGTGACGATAGATTGCTGAAAAGGGAGAGTATGATCAGGCGCTCGCGGTATTGCTGGACATTGTAAACTTACATGGATTAACGATATCTCAGTACCATACGTGGTCGAGGACTGTATGGACATTATTAGAACGGCGAGCAACTTTGAAGTCAGTTGTTCATTCTTACCTAGAAAGACGATGGTTGCTGACTGAAAAAGTAGCGGGAATCCTGATACCCTCTCTtatctttcatctcttcagCCTCCTAAGCGCTATTCCTCGAGATTTGGACCCGGAGGCCCCTTACGAGAGTATGGACATCCGAAACCTATCCCCCTGCCAATGGACGGCTGCTATGAGGAGGTCAGGAACGATGGAAAATTTTCCACCCAAATATCTCTGCTTCAGGATCACGTTCgttcttccctttcaatGGCTACGGAACTTCGGCTTTCCTCAGCACCGTCTCACCTAGTTTTGCCGCATGTCCTGTCTGCGGTCCAACTATCTAGTGAGCTTGGCATGTGGAGACTCTACAGATTTGGAGTAGTAGTACTCGCAGAAGTTATGCTTGGCATGGAAGCTGTGCCTTTGAGCAAAAAAGCTATCCATGAAATTGAGAGCGTATGGTCGCAGGTAGGTCTAATGGattattttattttatttttggGGGAGGAAATAAGCTAACAAGTTGTTAGCTTATTGCATCAGACGACTACGAGGCCCTGGCGAGAGGGGCACTTGTCATAGCCAAAGGATACATTGAGCTTTCGCTGGATAGTGGGTCCACTGCTGAACATGGTTCGTGTCTTTACAGTAAATCAACAGAAAGCGGCTAACAGTTTCCCAGATTCGGCCAATGATCACCTTTTCCAAGCTTTCACGTACGCTAAACTTCTGGAATCCCGCTCGCTTGTCATGGAAATAACCTCATTGCTCGCCCTCCTGTCAGAATTGCGCCTATCCGGAGAATTTGCCGATAGTGCCTACATCAGGGGTAGTAAAAAGAGTAGGGATAGTATGGTCGATGCCTATGAGGAAGCGCAGAAAGGGGTGGGTGAGGCATTCTCCAAAGGGGACATGATTGTGAGAGAGGTGGCTGAAGTGGTCAAATGGGTTGGCGTGAGAGTTgctgaaggatggaagtgaAGACATCATAGCCACCATCACCCTATATGGTGCCTCCTTGCTGGAGCGAATTTGTTGAATCCGGCCGTTACTATTAAGCTATCGGACCTATAATGTAATGATGATACTATTACTCAGCTCCAATCTCGCTCATGTGGCAAATGGGCCATATTTCGTCGCTTACAGATTACCTG from Cryptococcus neoformans var. neoformans JEC21 chromosome 3 sequence includes the following:
- a CDS encoding expressed protein codes for the protein MSSPHKQSKLTSHQCRKLNEPLLPLHLALAWIIIRVFPIDSDLQSLPVYSLQFTQKVLHIVGREILDVGSEPATFGSLKMELDRLVKAETVQIIRRNEKKRSRGVHIEHEFEDAEKNRSWLGDMCDRFGDIADGCSFIDGLDKELRERLNYGDDDEPIEMPPPIERHSPLGIFCRNLINILRKLSFDETAHLSREVSKWCGVGTSGSSKPVTAWSLDRKSGMEDNLDKRIQAMQDYQAAKSSADYSGALASLREFYDYQFPSVNKGQHQHALLNIAVFHYSTGGLESARSAINEAIRVARTAGDKACLQHCTSLSQRLETEVNSLAFTATETLKIHQTPIPSSRLPDVSTPMDELWAVKTALDLGEPVHIAFRRIHAALGKEYQTEALDDEDERLSPKQWATGQGLEEAAWHATQAGLWNLLGSNALANFHEELALSEVEPWSDGGLTVILVQAQRIAEKGEYDQALAVLLDIVNLHGLTISQYHTWSRTVWTLLERRATLNGNPDTLSYLSSLQPPKRYSSRFGPGGPLREYGHPKPIPLPMDGCYEEVRNDGKFSTQISLLQDHVRSSLSMATELRLSSAPSHLVLPHVLSAVQLSSELGMWRLYRFGVVVLAEVMLGMEAVPLSKKAIHEIESVWSQLIASDDYEALARGALVIAKGYIELSLDSGSTAEHDSANDHLFQAFTYAKLLESRSLVMEITSLLALLSELRLSGEFADSAYIRGSKKSRDSMVDAYEEAQKGVGEAFSKGDMIVREVAEVVKWVGVRVAEGWK